Proteins from a single region of Phaeacidiphilus oryzae TH49:
- a CDS encoding acetyltransferase — MTPLLIVGAGGFAREAAQAVLAAGSHGSHGSHTLLGHLDDDPALHGREVDGVPVLGPPELVHDLTESQVVVCVGSPRAYASRARLVRRLDLPESRYATVLHPSAAVSASSTVGAGSVLLAHCVLTAAVRLGRHTAVMPHTVLTHDDVVGEYATLASGVRLGGGVRIGRGAYLGAGALVREYTTIGDWSLVGTGSAVLGDVPPGEVWVGSPARRLRAAAAGELRELAAGHV, encoded by the coding sequence ATGACCCCGCTGCTGATCGTCGGCGCCGGGGGCTTCGCCCGGGAGGCGGCCCAGGCGGTGCTCGCCGCCGGGAGCCATGGGAGCCACGGGAGCCACACCCTGCTCGGGCACCTGGACGACGATCCCGCGCTGCACGGCCGCGAGGTGGACGGCGTCCCGGTGCTGGGACCGCCGGAGCTGGTACATGATCTGACGGAGAGTCAGGTAGTGGTCTGCGTGGGCAGCCCCCGGGCGTACGCGTCCCGGGCCCGGCTGGTCCGGCGGCTTGACCTGCCCGAGTCGCGGTATGCGACGGTGCTGCATCCGAGCGCGGCGGTGTCCGCGAGCAGCACCGTCGGCGCGGGCTCGGTCCTCCTCGCGCACTGCGTGCTGACCGCGGCGGTGCGCCTAGGGCGGCACACCGCGGTGATGCCGCACACCGTCCTCACCCATGACGACGTGGTGGGCGAGTACGCCACCCTGGCCTCCGGCGTGCGGCTCGGCGGCGGGGTGCGGATCGGGCGCGGCGCCTATCTGGGCGCCGGCGCGCTGGTCCGGGAGTACACGACGATCGGCGACTGGTCGCTGGTCGGTACCGGGAGCGCGGTGCTGGGCGACGTGCCACCGGGCGAGGTCTGGGTCGGCAGCCCGGCGCGCCGGCTGCGCGCGGCGGCCGCCGGCGAACTGCGGGAACTGGCGGCCGGACATGTCTGA
- a CDS encoding DUF4082 domain-containing protein — protein MTTPRRGRRPTRSPRTLLTLLVLALAAAVLPSLGTARAATDPCGSGSNPVVCENSKAGTPMSDWFSPNAYGNVEGFTTQQSVRPGDTVQFKVQSPIPYHVEVYRLGWYGGDGAREMSTAAQASATYPANFTKDGTVNGTPDDKVTDGVPDGKALSCDKDTSTGLVDCGNWPVTATWTVPADAVSGLYIANLDQTDGNGVMPYPFVVRNDGSHSDIVVQTSDQTWQAYNQWGGASLYQGDGPAPDGRAYAVSYNRPLDIGGDNGVYGSEFEMISWLERNGYDVSYLSGEDVSARGSLLLNHRMYMSQGHDEYWTQDQYNNVLAARKAGVEEGFFSGNEVSWKTRFAPSIDGTSTADRTLVCYKETKLELSQPDGVPDPSGIWTGTWMDPASTEGGKLPYQPQNLLTGSMFQVNGYRSDSITVPAVYAPMRLWRNTSVARLTAGQTATFPAGTLGYEWDSDLADATRPTGEIDLSSTTLDITDGKYRLDWGNTYGNGTATHNLVEFRDQSSHALVFGTGTVQWSWGLTNVPTADPSSAVVTADSRMQQATVNILADMGVQPLTLQSGLVATTASTDTTGPTVTVTSPSANSTVPALRQITVTGTAADTGGGTVARVEVSTDGGSTWHAATGLASWTYTWAPTSTGAQQIEVRAVDDSVNIGAVTTVPLTVGPQQCPCTVFPATATPGTSNSGDGSAVELGVKIRSSVPGTITGIRFYKDAANTGTHTGSLWSGSGQRLATGTFTNETASGWQQLNFASPVPVKANTTYIASYYAPNGGYSYDSGYFTGKSAGLAPLTALQSGTDGADGVYHYGSGGGFPGTGSAEGSNYWVDAVLDTSTSSTVPPAVTSTSPAAGATGVAITAPLTANFSEAVDSGSLTFTLKDANGAAVPGSVALGGTGNSAVFTPSTQLALKTSYTASVQATDLWGNTMSAPTTWTFTTSATPPAVSCPCGLWNSTTVPTATDIADDANPVELGTRFQSAVSGYVTGVTFYKGTGDTGTHTGSLWSADGTRLATGTFTNETSYGWQTLTFATPVAISAGTPYVVSYHAPNGNYAADTGYFASSHTAYPLTATADGSGGANGVYAYGTASAFPTSSSESTNYWVGPVFSTSAPAAAPTAGATSEPMEAGP, from the coding sequence ATGACGACACCCCGCCGAGGCCGGCGCCCGACCCGGTCGCCGCGCACCCTGCTGACCCTCCTCGTCCTCGCGCTCGCCGCGGCCGTGCTGCCCTCCCTCGGGACCGCCCGCGCGGCCACCGACCCCTGCGGCTCCGGCTCCAACCCGGTGGTGTGCGAGAACTCGAAGGCCGGCACGCCGATGTCGGACTGGTTCTCGCCCAACGCCTACGGGAACGTCGAGGGCTTCACCACCCAGCAGAGCGTGCGGCCCGGGGACACCGTGCAGTTCAAGGTCCAGTCGCCGATCCCGTACCACGTGGAGGTCTACCGCCTCGGCTGGTACGGCGGGGACGGCGCCCGGGAGATGTCCACGGCGGCCCAGGCCTCCGCCACCTACCCGGCCAACTTCACCAAGGACGGCACGGTCAACGGCACCCCGGACGACAAGGTCACCGACGGGGTGCCCGACGGCAAGGCGCTCAGCTGCGACAAGGACACCTCCACCGGACTGGTGGACTGCGGGAACTGGCCGGTCACCGCGACCTGGACGGTGCCCGCGGACGCCGTCTCCGGCCTGTACATCGCCAACCTGGACCAGACCGACGGCAACGGCGTGATGCCGTACCCCTTCGTGGTGCGGAACGACGGCAGCCACTCCGACATCGTGGTGCAGACCTCCGACCAGACCTGGCAGGCGTACAACCAGTGGGGCGGGGCCAGCCTCTACCAGGGCGACGGACCGGCCCCGGACGGGCGGGCCTACGCGGTCAGCTACAACCGGCCGCTGGACATCGGCGGCGACAACGGCGTCTACGGCTCCGAGTTCGAGATGATCTCCTGGCTGGAGCGGAACGGATACGACGTCAGCTACCTGTCCGGGGAGGACGTCTCGGCCCGGGGTTCCCTGCTGCTGAACCACAGGATGTACATGTCCCAGGGCCATGACGAGTACTGGACCCAGGACCAGTACAACAACGTCCTGGCCGCCCGCAAGGCCGGTGTGGAGGAGGGCTTCTTCAGCGGCAACGAGGTCTCCTGGAAGACCCGCTTCGCGCCCAGCATCGACGGCACCTCCACCGCCGACCGGACGCTGGTCTGCTACAAGGAGACCAAGCTGGAACTCTCCCAGCCGGACGGGGTGCCCGACCCCAGCGGGATCTGGACCGGGACCTGGATGGACCCGGCCAGCACCGAGGGCGGGAAGCTGCCCTACCAGCCGCAGAACCTCCTCACCGGCTCGATGTTCCAGGTGAACGGCTACCGCAGCGACTCCATCACGGTCCCCGCGGTCTACGCCCCGATGCGGCTGTGGCGGAACACCTCGGTGGCCAGGCTGACGGCGGGTCAGACCGCCACCTTCCCGGCCGGGACGCTCGGCTACGAATGGGACAGCGACCTCGCCGACGCGACCAGACCCACCGGCGAGATCGACCTCTCCTCCACCACGCTGGACATCACGGACGGCAAGTACCGCCTGGACTGGGGGAACACCTACGGCAACGGCACCGCCACCCACAACCTGGTGGAGTTCCGCGACCAGAGCTCGCACGCGCTGGTCTTCGGCACCGGAACCGTCCAGTGGTCCTGGGGGCTGACCAACGTGCCGACCGCCGACCCGTCCTCGGCGGTGGTCACCGCGGACTCCCGGATGCAGCAGGCCACCGTCAACATCCTGGCGGACATGGGCGTCCAGCCGCTGACCCTGCAGTCGGGGCTGGTCGCCACGACCGCGTCCACCGACACCACCGGGCCGACCGTCACGGTGACCAGTCCGAGCGCGAACAGCACCGTCCCCGCGCTGCGTCAGATCACCGTCACCGGCACGGCCGCCGACACCGGCGGCGGCACGGTGGCCCGGGTCGAGGTCTCCACGGACGGCGGCAGCACCTGGCACGCCGCCACCGGGCTGGCCTCCTGGACCTACACCTGGGCGCCGACCAGCACCGGGGCCCAGCAGATCGAGGTGCGGGCGGTCGACGACAGCGTCAACATCGGCGCCGTCACCACGGTCCCGCTCACCGTCGGCCCGCAGCAGTGCCCGTGCACGGTCTTTCCGGCCACCGCCACCCCCGGAACCTCCAACTCCGGGGACGGCAGCGCGGTGGAGCTCGGCGTCAAGATCCGCAGCAGCGTGCCCGGCACGATCACCGGCATCCGCTTCTACAAGGACGCCGCCAACACCGGCACCCACACCGGCAGCCTCTGGTCCGGCAGCGGCCAGCGCCTGGCCACCGGCACCTTCACCAACGAGACCGCCTCCGGCTGGCAGCAGCTGAACTTCGCCTCGCCGGTGCCGGTCAAGGCCAACACCACCTATATCGCCTCCTACTACGCGCCGAACGGCGGATACTCCTACGACAGCGGGTACTTCACCGGCAAGTCCGCCGGCCTGGCCCCGCTCACCGCCCTGCAGAGCGGCACCGACGGAGCCGACGGCGTCTACCACTACGGCAGCGGCGGCGGCTTCCCCGGCACCGGCTCCGCCGAGGGCAGCAACTACTGGGTGGACGCCGTGCTGGACACCTCGACCAGCAGCACCGTCCCGCCCGCGGTCACCTCGACCTCCCCGGCCGCCGGGGCGACCGGGGTGGCGATCACCGCCCCGCTCACCGCGAACTTCAGCGAGGCCGTGGACAGCGGCTCGCTCACCTTCACCCTCAAGGACGCCAACGGGGCCGCCGTCCCCGGGAGCGTCGCGCTCGGCGGCACCGGGAACTCCGCCGTCTTCACCCCCTCCACCCAACTCGCCCTGAAAACCTCGTACACGGCCTCCGTCCAGGCCACCGACCTGTGGGGCAACACCATGTCCGCGCCCACCACCTGGACGTTCACCACCAGCGCGACCCCGCCGGCGGTCAGCTGCCCCTGCGGGCTGTGGAACTCGACCACCGTACCGACCGCCACTGACATCGCGGACGATGCCAACCCGGTGGAGCTGGGCACCCGCTTCCAGTCGGCCGTCAGCGGCTACGTCACCGGGGTCACCTTCTACAAGGGGACCGGCGACACCGGCACCCACACCGGCAGCCTCTGGTCGGCCGACGGCACCCGGCTGGCCACCGGGACCTTCACCAACGAGACCTCCTACGGCTGGCAGACGCTGACCTTCGCCACCCCGGTCGCGATCAGCGCCGGCACCCCCTACGTGGTCTCGTACCACGCCCCGAACGGCAACTACGCGGCCGACACCGGGTACTTCGCGAGCTCGCACACGGCCTATCCGCTCACCGCGACCGCGGACGGCAGCGGGGGAGCCAACGGGGTGTACGCCTACGGGACCGCCTCGGCCTTCCCGACCAGCAGCTCGGAGTCGACCAACTACTGGGTGGGCCCGGTCTTCAGCACCAGCGCCCCCGCCGCGGCGCCGACCGCCGGCGCCACCTCCGAGCCGATGGAGGCCGGTCCATGA
- a CDS encoding DegT/DnrJ/EryC1/StrS family aminotransferase, whose protein sequence is MPAQLGRIPVMKPWLGEEEAAAAAEAVASGWVAQGPRVAEFERAFAARVGAAHGIAVSSCTAALHLGLVALGIGPGDEVVVPSLSFIATANVVRYVGARPVFAEVEAATGNLTAETAEAVRTARTRAVILVHQGGVPADAEALRAYCARHGLLLLEDAACAAGSTLRGRPVGAGAALAAWSFHPRKLLTTGEGGMLTTDDPACAERLRRLREHGMDVSAAQRHLSRTPVLERYTELGFNYRMTDIQAAVGLVQLAKLDAMVARRRELAAGYRERLRALPGLVAIDDPPYGESNFQSYWVLPEEGRPGGRDRLLAALAEAGISARRGIMAAHLEPAYAGHPSVPLPVTERITRDSLILPLFHTMTGEEQDRVVEVLRREAGR, encoded by the coding sequence GTGCCCGCGCAGCTGGGCCGCATCCCCGTGATGAAGCCCTGGCTGGGCGAGGAGGAGGCCGCCGCGGCGGCCGAGGCGGTGGCCTCCGGCTGGGTCGCCCAGGGGCCGCGGGTCGCCGAGTTCGAGCGGGCCTTCGCCGCCCGGGTCGGCGCCGCCCACGGGATCGCGGTGAGTTCCTGCACCGCCGCCCTCCACCTCGGCCTGGTCGCGCTCGGGATCGGCCCGGGGGACGAGGTGGTGGTGCCCTCGCTCTCCTTCATCGCCACCGCGAACGTGGTCCGCTACGTCGGCGCCCGGCCGGTCTTCGCCGAGGTCGAGGCGGCCACCGGCAACCTGACCGCGGAGACCGCCGAGGCCGTGCGCACCGCCAGGACCCGGGCGGTGATCCTGGTCCACCAGGGCGGCGTGCCCGCGGACGCGGAGGCCTTGCGGGCCTACTGCGCCCGGCACGGCCTGCTGCTCCTGGAAGACGCCGCCTGCGCGGCCGGCTCCACCCTGCGCGGCCGCCCGGTCGGGGCCGGTGCGGCCCTGGCCGCCTGGTCCTTCCACCCCCGCAAGCTGCTGACCACCGGTGAGGGCGGGATGCTCACCACGGACGACCCGGCGTGCGCCGAGCGGCTGCGCCGGCTGCGCGAGCACGGGATGGACGTCTCGGCCGCGCAACGGCATCTGAGCCGCACGCCCGTCCTGGAGCGCTATACCGAACTGGGTTTCAACTACCGGATGACGGACATCCAGGCCGCCGTCGGCCTGGTCCAACTCGCCAAGCTGGACGCCATGGTGGCCCGGCGCCGGGAGCTGGCGGCCGGGTACCGGGAGCGCCTGCGCGCGCTGCCCGGCCTGGTCGCGATCGACGACCCGCCGTACGGGGAGTCCAACTTCCAGTCCTACTGGGTGCTGCCGGAGGAGGGCCGGCCGGGCGGCCGGGACCGGCTGCTGGCGGCGCTGGCCGAGGCCGGGATCTCCGCCCGGCGCGGGATCATGGCCGCCCATCTGGAGCCGGCCTACGCCGGGCACCCCTCCGTGCCGCTGCCGGTCACCGAGCGGATCACCCGGGACTCGCTGATCCTTCCGCTCTTCCACACCATGACCGGCGAGGAGCAGGACCGGGTGGTCGAGGTGCTCCGCCGGGAGGCCGGCCGATGA
- a CDS encoding DegT/DnrJ/EryC1/StrS family aminotransferase yields the protein MDAMDRAGRRSGTAEGVPLVDLAAAHAEVAEAVRAGFDRVLDGTAFIGGEEVREFEREYARFSGLAHCVGVANGTDAVELALRASGVRPGDEVVLPANTFIATAGAAARAGARPVLVDCLPDSYLIDPQQALDAVGPATRAVVPVHLYGQCAAAAELAARLPQRVRVVEDAAQSQGASRDGRPPGRGGIAATSFYPGKNLGAYGDAGAVLTDDAELADRVRLLANHGSRSKYLHEAAGFNSRLDALQAVVLRAKLERLAEGNAARRDAAARYHLLLAELAEAGRVVRPVAAEGNVHVWHLYVLRVPGADRDAVVGKLNAAGLGAAVHYPVPIHRTPAFAELGYGPGAFPHAERAAGEILSLPLFPQIRADQQEQVVRALTEALG from the coding sequence ATGGATGCGATGGATCGGGCAGGCCGGAGGAGCGGGACGGCCGAGGGGGTTCCACTGGTGGACCTGGCCGCGGCACACGCCGAGGTGGCCGAGGCGGTACGCGCCGGGTTCGACCGGGTTCTGGACGGCACCGCCTTCATCGGCGGCGAGGAGGTACGGGAGTTCGAGCGCGAGTACGCGCGCTTCTCCGGCCTGGCGCACTGCGTGGGCGTGGCGAACGGCACCGACGCCGTCGAACTGGCCCTCCGGGCGAGCGGAGTGCGGCCGGGGGACGAGGTGGTGCTGCCCGCGAACACCTTCATCGCCACCGCGGGCGCGGCGGCCCGGGCGGGCGCCCGCCCGGTGCTGGTGGACTGCCTGCCGGACAGCTATCTGATCGACCCCCAGCAGGCGCTGGACGCGGTCGGGCCGGCCACCCGCGCGGTGGTCCCGGTCCACCTCTACGGGCAGTGCGCCGCCGCGGCCGAGCTCGCCGCCCGGCTCCCGCAGCGGGTACGGGTGGTGGAGGACGCGGCGCAGAGCCAGGGCGCCAGCCGGGACGGCCGCCCGCCGGGCCGCGGCGGGATCGCGGCCACCAGCTTCTACCCGGGCAAGAACCTGGGCGCCTACGGCGACGCCGGGGCGGTGCTCACCGACGACGCCGAACTCGCCGACCGGGTACGGCTGCTGGCCAACCACGGCAGCCGCAGCAAGTACCTCCATGAGGCGGCCGGCTTCAACAGCCGGCTGGACGCCCTGCAGGCGGTCGTGCTGCGGGCCAAGCTGGAGCGGCTGGCCGAGGGGAACGCGGCCCGCCGGGACGCCGCCGCCCGCTACCACCTGCTGCTCGCCGAACTCGCCGAGGCCGGAAGGGTGGTGCGGCCGGTCGCGGCCGAGGGCAACGTCCACGTCTGGCACCTCTATGTGCTGCGCGTGCCGGGCGCGGACCGGGACGCGGTGGTCGGCAAGCTCAACGCGGCCGGGCTGGGCGCGGCCGTCCACTACCCGGTGCCGATCCACCGCACCCCCGCCTTCGCCGAACTCGGGTACGGGCCGGGCGCGTTCCCGCATGCCGAGCGGGCGGCGGGGGAGATCCTGTCGCTGCCGCTCTTCCCGCAGATCCGCGCGGACCAGCAGGAGCAGGTCGTCCGCGCGCTCACCGAAGCCCTGGGTTGA
- a CDS encoding Gfo/Idh/MocA family protein: protein MPGNRVEGAVGSAAERAVERTVRRAVGTAKDAGGEKGPLGVAVIGAGYWGPNLVRNFQSSPAFRLKWVCDLDEERARRALGGYSTVGATADYPAVLADPSVHAVAVATPAGTHLDVALAALRAGKHVLVEKPLAATYADGRRLVAEAEARGLVLMCDHTYCYTPAVGRIRELVHSGELGEVHFVDSVRINLGLVQKDIDVLWDLAPHDLSILDFILPANVEPVAVAAHGADPIGAGQACVAYLTLQLSTGAIAHVHVNWLSPTKVRTTLVGGAKRTLLWDDLNPAQRVAVFDRGVDLASPAELGAEERRDALVSYRSGDMVAPALGEKEALRGMVEEFAGAIRERRAPLTDGWSGLRVLDILEAASRSLAFHGAVVGLRTDRHDEPAGAER, encoded by the coding sequence ATGCCCGGCAACCGAGTCGAGGGAGCGGTCGGGAGCGCGGCCGAGAGAGCGGTCGAGAGAACGGTCAGGAGAGCGGTCGGGACGGCGAAGGACGCGGGCGGGGAGAAGGGGCCGCTCGGGGTGGCCGTGATCGGGGCCGGGTACTGGGGACCCAACCTGGTCCGCAACTTCCAGTCCTCGCCCGCCTTCCGCCTGAAGTGGGTCTGCGACCTGGACGAGGAGCGCGCTCGCCGGGCGCTGGGCGGCTACTCCACGGTCGGCGCGACCGCGGACTACCCGGCGGTGCTGGCCGACCCCTCGGTCCACGCGGTGGCGGTGGCCACGCCGGCCGGCACCCATCTGGACGTCGCCCTGGCGGCGCTCCGGGCCGGCAAGCACGTCCTGGTGGAGAAGCCGCTCGCGGCCACCTACGCCGACGGGCGCCGCCTGGTGGCCGAGGCGGAGGCCCGCGGGCTGGTGCTGATGTGCGACCACACCTACTGCTACACCCCGGCGGTGGGCCGGATCCGGGAGCTCGTCCACTCCGGGGAGCTGGGCGAGGTGCACTTCGTGGACTCGGTCCGGATCAACCTGGGGCTGGTCCAGAAGGACATCGACGTCCTGTGGGACCTGGCCCCGCACGACCTGTCCATCCTGGACTTCATCCTGCCCGCGAACGTCGAGCCGGTCGCGGTGGCCGCGCACGGCGCCGACCCGATCGGCGCCGGGCAGGCCTGCGTCGCCTACCTCACCCTGCAGTTGAGCACCGGCGCGATCGCCCACGTCCACGTCAACTGGCTCTCGCCGACCAAGGTGCGGACCACGCTGGTCGGCGGCGCCAAGCGCACCCTGCTCTGGGACGACCTCAACCCGGCCCAGCGGGTGGCCGTCTTCGACCGCGGCGTCGACCTGGCCTCGCCGGCCGAACTCGGCGCCGAGGAGCGGCGGGACGCGCTGGTCTCGTACCGCAGCGGCGACATGGTCGCGCCCGCGCTGGGCGAGAAGGAGGCCCTGCGCGGCATGGTCGAGGAGTTCGCCGGGGCGATCCGGGAGCGGCGGGCGCCGCTCACCGACGGCTGGTCCGGACTGCGGGTGCTGGACATCCTGGAGGCGGCCTCGCGCAGCCTCGCCTTCCACGGCGCGGTCGTCGGACTGCGCACCGATCGGCACGACGAACCGGCAGGGGCTGAACGTTGA
- a CDS encoding sugar transferase: MAVGPVTHVRHTVAQGRAGSRRRRWERSYRFHLLAADGTAALLAALAIHAAYGRWAVVLGLPPAWIAVLYGYRAYDRAALGLGSEEYRRVLRGAVALPALSALAYWTLLHDSRLLHDMMLAAAPTAGIALLVRFLIRRRLHWRWGRGRDRNPTLLVGPSGSVVELMTVLRRGGAQELTVAGACLTDPHNAAAVTELGVPVVGGVGGVAEVADAIGATGSSVVVVLPAPEIDAAALIRLSWSAAAEGADFLLMPAAAEVAASRLVVRPHNGVPLLHVRAPRLSNIPRLPKELAERLLAAVLLLVFAPLMLVVALVVRLDSAGPALFRQRRVGRYGEQFTMLKFRTMREDATEHRAELDALNQNADGLLFKVRQDPRITRVGSALRRYSIDELPQLLNVLGGHMSLVGPRPSLPEEADAYTHEIRRRLLVKPGLTGLWQVSGRSDLPWDEAVRLDLSYVDNWSLVLDLTILLRTGPAVARGRGAY, translated from the coding sequence ATGGCCGTTGGGCCGGTCACGCATGTGCGCCACACCGTGGCACAGGGGCGGGCGGGGAGCCGCCGCCGGCGCTGGGAGCGGAGTTACCGGTTCCACCTGCTGGCTGCGGACGGAACCGCCGCGCTGCTGGCCGCGCTCGCCATCCACGCCGCCTACGGCCGCTGGGCGGTGGTCCTGGGACTGCCGCCGGCCTGGATCGCGGTGCTGTACGGCTATCGGGCCTACGACCGGGCGGCGCTGGGTCTCGGCAGCGAGGAGTACCGCCGGGTGCTGCGCGGCGCCGTCGCACTGCCCGCGCTGTCGGCGCTGGCCTACTGGACACTGCTGCACGACTCCCGGCTGCTCCACGACATGATGCTGGCGGCGGCGCCGACGGCCGGGATCGCCCTGCTGGTGCGGTTTCTGATCCGGCGTCGGCTGCACTGGCGGTGGGGGCGCGGCCGGGACCGGAACCCGACCCTCCTGGTCGGTCCATCCGGCAGCGTGGTCGAGCTGATGACCGTGCTGCGGCGGGGCGGAGCCCAGGAGTTGACCGTGGCCGGGGCCTGCCTCACCGATCCGCACAACGCCGCGGCGGTCACCGAGCTCGGCGTTCCGGTGGTCGGCGGTGTGGGCGGCGTCGCCGAGGTGGCGGACGCCATCGGCGCCACCGGGAGCAGCGTCGTCGTGGTGCTTCCGGCCCCGGAGATCGACGCCGCGGCGCTGATCCGGCTCTCCTGGAGCGCGGCGGCCGAGGGGGCCGACTTCCTGCTGATGCCGGCGGCGGCCGAGGTGGCCGCCTCGCGGCTGGTGGTGCGGCCGCACAACGGGGTGCCCCTGCTGCACGTCCGGGCGCCCCGGCTGTCCAACATCCCGCGGCTGCCCAAGGAGTTGGCGGAACGACTGCTGGCCGCCGTGCTGCTGCTGGTGTTCGCCCCGCTGATGCTGGTGGTGGCGCTGGTGGTCAGGCTCGACAGCGCGGGGCCGGCGCTGTTCCGGCAGCGGCGGGTCGGCCGGTACGGCGAGCAGTTCACCATGCTCAAGTTCCGGACCATGCGGGAGGACGCGACCGAGCACCGGGCGGAGCTCGACGCCCTCAACCAGAACGCCGACGGGCTGCTCTTCAAGGTGCGGCAGGACCCGCGGATCACGCGGGTGGGCTCCGCGCTGCGGCGGTACTCCATCGACGAGCTGCCGCAGCTCCTCAACGTCCTCGGCGGCCATATGTCGCTGGTCGGTCCCCGCCCCTCCTTACCTGAGGAGGCGGACGCGTACACCCACGAGATCCGGCGCCGACTGCTGGTCAAACCCGGGCTCACCGGGTTATGGCAGGTCAGCGGCCGTTCGGATCTCCCCTGGGACGAGGCCGTCCGCCTCGATCTGAGCTATGTGGACAACTGGTCGCTGGTGCTCGACCTGACCATCCTGCTGCGCACGGGCCCAGCCGTGGCACGCGGAAGGGGGGCCTACTGA
- a CDS encoding NAD-dependent epimerase/dehydratase family protein, with protein sequence MSGSGSSVRGKRILVTGGAGTIGSTLVDLLAEHGAGEIRVLDNLVRGRRRNLEAALASGAARLIEGDIRDRDTVRAATEGADLVFHLAAIRITQCAEEPRLANEVLVDGTFNVLEAAAEAGVGKVVASSSASVYGLADTFPTDEDHHPYRNDTFYGAAKAFNEGMLRSFHAMYGLDYLALRYFNVYGPRMDIHGLYTEVLIRWMERIEAGEPPLILGDGTQTMDFVDVRDIARANLLAAESGLTDEVFNVACGVETSLRELALALLATMGAEGLEPVHGPARAVNGVTRRLADTRRAAERLGFRAEIDLRRGLRDLVDWWRAERAEDAGRAEPLEPAEPAERVAGAAR encoded by the coding sequence TTGAGCGGTAGCGGTAGCAGCGTACGGGGCAAGCGGATCCTGGTCACCGGGGGAGCGGGCACCATCGGCTCCACCCTGGTCGACCTGCTGGCGGAGCACGGGGCGGGGGAGATCCGGGTCCTGGACAACCTGGTGCGCGGGCGGCGGCGGAACCTGGAGGCGGCGCTGGCGAGCGGCGCCGCCCGGCTGATCGAGGGCGACATCCGGGACCGGGACACGGTGCGCGCCGCCACCGAGGGCGCGGACCTGGTCTTCCACCTGGCGGCGATCCGGATCACGCAGTGCGCGGAGGAGCCCCGGCTGGCCAACGAGGTGCTGGTGGACGGCACCTTCAACGTCCTGGAGGCGGCGGCGGAGGCGGGCGTCGGAAAGGTCGTGGCCTCGTCCTCGGCCTCGGTCTACGGCCTCGCGGACACCTTCCCGACCGACGAGGACCACCACCCGTACCGGAACGACACCTTCTACGGGGCCGCGAAGGCCTTCAACGAGGGGATGCTGCGCAGCTTCCACGCCATGTACGGGCTGGACTACCTGGCGCTGCGCTACTTCAACGTCTACGGCCCCCGGATGGACATCCACGGCCTCTACACCGAGGTGCTGATCCGCTGGATGGAGCGGATCGAGGCCGGCGAGCCGCCGCTGATCCTCGGCGACGGCACCCAGACCATGGACTTCGTCGACGTCCGGGACATCGCGCGGGCCAATCTGCTGGCCGCCGAGTCCGGGCTGACCGACGAGGTCTTCAACGTCGCCTGCGGGGTCGAGACCAGTCTGCGCGAACTCGCCCTGGCCCTGCTGGCCACGATGGGGGCGGAGGGCCTGGAGCCGGTGCACGGCCCGGCGCGGGCGGTGAACGGGGTGACCCGGCGGCTCGCGGACACCCGCCGGGCGGCCGAACGCCTGGGCTTCCGGGCGGAGATCGACCTGCGGCGGGGGCTGCGGGACCTGGTGGACTGGTGGCGCGCCGAACGGGCGGAGGACGCCGGGCGGGCCGAGCCGCTTGAGCCGGCCGAGCCCGCCGAGCGGGTCGCCGGGGCCGCGCGGTGA